One Aquisediminimonas profunda genomic region harbors:
- the fabI gene encoding enoyl-ACP reductase FabI → MNGKRGLIMGLANDRSLAWGIARKLKDEGAELAFSYQGEALEKRVRPLADQLGSDFLIDCDVSDMAALDKTFETLSARWPTIDFVVHAIGFSDKNELRGGYVDTSLDNFLLTMNVSVYSFVAVAHRARAMMPNGGALLTLSYYGAEKVIPHYNVMGVAKAALETSVKYLANDLGPSGIRVNAISAGPIKTLAASGIGDFRYIMKWNEYNSPLRRNVTIEDVGGAGLYLLSDLASGVTGETHHVDAGYHVVGMKQEDAPDVTLA, encoded by the coding sequence ATGAATGGCAAGCGCGGACTGATCATGGGCCTTGCCAATGATCGCAGCCTCGCCTGGGGCATCGCGAGGAAGCTGAAGGACGAGGGGGCGGAACTCGCCTTCTCCTATCAGGGGGAAGCACTTGAAAAACGGGTGCGCCCCCTTGCCGATCAACTTGGCAGCGACTTCCTGATCGACTGCGATGTTTCTGACATGGCCGCGCTGGACAAGACATTCGAAACACTTTCTGCACGATGGCCGACGATCGACTTTGTCGTTCATGCCATCGGTTTTTCCGACAAGAATGAATTGCGCGGCGGCTATGTGGATACCAGCCTCGACAATTTCCTGCTGACGATGAATGTCAGCGTCTACAGTTTTGTGGCCGTTGCACACCGGGCCCGTGCCATGATGCCGAATGGCGGCGCGCTCCTCACGCTCAGCTACTATGGCGCCGAAAAGGTGATCCCGCACTACAATGTGATGGGCGTCGCCAAGGCCGCGCTCGAAACCAGCGTCAAATATCTCGCCAATGATCTTGGCCCCTCGGGCATCCGCGTGAATGCCATTTCCGCAGGACCGATCAAGACGCTTGCGGCGTCCGGCATCGGCGATTTCCGCTACATCATGAAGTGGAACGAGTATAATTCACCGCTTCGCCGCAACGTCACGATCGAGGATGTTGGCGGCGCCGGCCTTTACCTGCTGTCGGATCTGGCCTCAGGCGTGACGGGCGAAACACATCATGTCGATGCAGGCTATCATGTGGTCGGGATGAAACAGGAAGACGCGCCGGACGTCACGCTGGCATGA
- the aroC gene encoding chorismate synthase gives MSYNSFGHVFRFSTWGESHGPALGAVVDGCPPGLPLSEADIQPFLDRRRPGQSKFTTQRQEPDAVKILSGVFEGRTTGTPISLMIDNVDQRSKDYSDVAKAYRPGHADYSYDAKYGLRDYRGGGRSSARETAARVAAGAVARLAIPEVEILAYVVEIGGDKIDRDNFEVAQIEKNPFFCPDEAAAGRWETLLDDARKAGSSLGAVVECVARGVPAGWGAPLYAKLDAELAAAMMSINATKGVEIGAGFEAARLRGEENADRMRPGSNMPEFLANNSGGIAGGISTGQPVVVRVAFKPTSSILTPVETITRAGEATEIVTKGRHDPCVGIRGAPVVEAMMALVLADQKMLHRAQCGA, from the coding sequence ATGAGCTACAACAGCTTTGGCCATGTCTTTCGCTTCTCGACCTGGGGGGAAAGCCATGGACCGGCGCTCGGTGCGGTTGTCGACGGCTGCCCGCCCGGCCTGCCGCTCAGCGAAGCCGACATACAGCCCTTCCTTGACCGCCGCCGCCCCGGCCAGTCGAAATTCACGACGCAGCGCCAGGAGCCGGATGCCGTAAAGATCCTTTCCGGCGTCTTCGAAGGCCGGACGACCGGAACCCCGATCAGCCTGATGATCGACAATGTCGACCAGCGCTCGAAGGACTATTCCGACGTCGCAAAAGCCTATCGCCCCGGCCATGCCGATTACAGTTATGACGCCAAATACGGCCTTCGCGACTATCGTGGCGGCGGACGGTCGTCGGCGCGCGAAACAGCGGCACGGGTTGCGGCAGGCGCCGTTGCCCGCCTTGCGATTCCGGAGGTCGAGATCCTGGCCTATGTTGTCGAAATTGGCGGCGACAAGATCGATCGCGACAATTTCGAGGTGGCGCAGATCGAAAAGAACCCGTTTTTCTGCCCCGATGAGGCTGCGGCCGGACGGTGGGAGACGCTCCTCGATGATGCCCGCAAGGCCGGCTCTTCGCTGGGCGCGGTCGTCGAATGCGTCGCGCGTGGCGTGCCGGCAGGCTGGGGCGCCCCCCTCTATGCCAAGCTCGATGCCGAACTGGCTGCAGCCATGATGTCGATCAATGCCACAAAGGGGGTCGAGATCGGGGCCGGCTTCGAAGCCGCCCGGCTGCGAGGCGAGGAGAATGCGGACCGGATGCGCCCCGGCTCCAACATGCCCGAATTCCTTGCGAACAATTCTGGCGGAATTGCCGGGGGAATTTCCACAGGTCAGCCCGTTGTGGTGCGGGTTGCCTTCAAGCCCACGTCATCGATCCTCACGCCGGTGGAGACGATCACGCGCGCAGGTGAAGCGACCGAAATCGTGACCAAGGGGCGTCATGACCCGTGCGTTGGCATTCGGGGCGCGCCCGTTGTCGAGGCGATGATGGCGCTGGTGCTGGCGGACCAGAAAATGCTCCACCGCGCTCAGTGCGGGGCTTAG
- a CDS encoding YggT family protein encodes MAILVMLLGIIGYLLYILSIIIVAQFVLSILIAFNVVNTYNEFVRGLQRALDTITQPLYRPIRRILPDTGSIDFSPMVVLIIINIITNFVIPTARDSLYFGA; translated from the coding sequence ATGGCAATTTTAGTGATGCTACTCGGAATTATCGGCTATCTGCTCTATATTCTGAGCATAATAATCGTTGCGCAGTTTGTGCTTTCGATCCTGATCGCGTTCAATGTGGTCAACACATACAACGAGTTTGTGAGAGGGCTCCAGAGGGCACTCGATACCATAACCCAGCCACTTTATCGGCCGATCCGTCGCATATTGCCTGATACAGGCAGTATCGACTTTTCACCGATGGTCGTGCTGATCATCATCAACATAATCACGAATTTTGTTATCCCGACCGCTCGAGATTCGCTCTACTTCGGAGCCTAA
- the argB gene encoding acetylglutamate kinase, which produces MSRHEPDQSALAKAEVLTEALPYMQRYAGATFVIKYGGHAMGDPAAARDFADDVVLMKAVGINPIVVHGGGPQIGAMLKKLGVESSFVDGLRVTDAETAKVAEMVLSGAINKELVAWIAAAGGKAVGISGKDGGFVTAEKVKRTTRDPESNIERVVDLGFVGEPKAVDRTILDTISAAGMIPVVAPIGVGTDGHTYNINADTMAGAIAAALRADRLFLLTDVSGVLAKDGSLLTDLDPAKIVALRADGTVTGGMIPKLETCVTAVEGGVDAAVILDGRVPHAMLVEIFTRSGAGTLVHK; this is translated from the coding sequence ATGAGCAGACACGAACCCGATCAATCAGCGCTCGCCAAGGCAGAGGTCCTGACAGAAGCGCTGCCCTATATGCAGCGCTATGCCGGTGCGACCTTCGTGATCAAATATGGCGGGCATGCCATGGGCGATCCGGCAGCCGCCCGAGACTTTGCCGACGATGTCGTGTTGATGAAAGCCGTCGGGATCAACCCCATCGTCGTGCACGGCGGCGGACCGCAGATTGGCGCCATGCTCAAGAAGCTTGGCGTCGAATCAAGTTTTGTCGACGGCCTTCGGGTCACCGACGCGGAAACGGCCAAGGTTGCCGAAATGGTTCTGTCGGGCGCGATCAACAAGGAGCTCGTTGCCTGGATTGCGGCCGCTGGTGGAAAGGCTGTCGGCATTTCTGGCAAGGATGGCGGCTTTGTCACCGCCGAAAAGGTCAAACGCACGACCCGCGATCCGGAAAGTAATATCGAACGCGTGGTCGATCTCGGCTTTGTCGGCGAACCCAAGGCGGTGGACCGGACGATACTCGACACGATTTCCGCAGCCGGAATGATCCCTGTAGTCGCACCGATCGGGGTCGGGACCGACGGCCATACCTACAACATCAACGCCGACACCATGGCCGGTGCGATTGCGGCTGCCCTGCGTGCAGACCGGCTCTTCCTCCTGACCGATGTATCCGGCGTCCTTGCCAAGGATGGATCGCTCCTGACCGATCTGGATCCGGCAAAGATTGTCGCATTGCGCGCCGACGGCACGGTTACCGGCGGCATGATCCCAAAGCTGGAAACCTGCGTGACGGCAGTGGAAGGCGGGGTCGATGCCGCGGTCATCCTTGACGGGCGCGTGCCGCATGCCATGTTGGTGGAAATTTTCACACGGAGCGGCGCGGGTACGCTCGTTCACAAATAG
- a CDS encoding queuosine precursor transporter, protein MLWRHDPVTEAEVPRSLFIYSLVYGGLVCMAGVLGTKIVAIGPLTVEAGIFAFLQLVVLSSAVSELHGADTAQKLVRYGFIPLILSALLIQLVIALPAASFWSQQEAFKGILGQGSRLMLAGLVSYGISQTLNVMLFNALREGTGKLVWLRGMIAAVASQIVDTGIFLTIAFLGVLPLLPLLISGITAKVVLSVVMVPPLIQLAVSFGRKLDQKAATA, encoded by the coding sequence ATGCTTTGGCGGCATGACCCTGTGACAGAAGCCGAAGTGCCGCGTTCGCTCTTCATTTACTCGCTCGTCTATGGCGGCCTTGTCTGCATGGCGGGCGTGCTTGGCACAAAGATTGTCGCAATCGGGCCGCTTACGGTGGAGGCCGGCATCTTTGCGTTTCTCCAGCTTGTTGTCCTTTCCAGCGCAGTGTCCGAACTCCATGGTGCAGACACTGCGCAAAAGCTGGTGCGTTACGGGTTCATCCCGCTGATCTTGTCCGCGCTGCTGATCCAGCTTGTCATTGCCCTGCCTGCGGCCAGCTTCTGGAGCCAGCAGGAAGCATTCAAGGGGATCCTAGGGCAAGGGTCGAGACTGATGCTTGCCGGGCTTGTGTCCTACGGCATTTCCCAGACGCTCAATGTCATGCTGTTCAATGCCCTGCGCGAGGGTACGGGCAAACTGGTCTGGTTGCGCGGCATGATCGCGGCTGTCGCCAGCCAGATTGTCGATACCGGCATCTTCCTGACGATTGCCTTTCTTGGCGTCCTGCCGCTCTTGCCGCTCCTTATCAGCGGCATCACTGCAAAGGTTGTGCTGTCCGTCGTGATGGTGCCGCCGCTGATTCAGCTTGCCGTGAGCTTTGGCCGGAAACTTGACCAAAAGGCAGCAACCGCATAG
- a CDS encoding epoxide hydrolase family protein, protein MTGTPRPFTIDIPQAQLDDLQARLALTRYPEKETVEDWDQGIPLAYVQEVAAYWAKDYDWRRCEATLNALPNFLIEIDGLDIHFIHVRSANPNARPLIMTHGWPGSVLEFIDVIGPLSEDFHLVIPSLPGYAFSGKPTKPGWDVDKIGQAWNSLMLALGYERYFAQGGDWGSAVTCAIGAQNLGACAGIHINMVVGRPPAEMMTDLTEFEKAALARFQWYQEKDTGYSIEQSTRPQTVGYGLADSPVGQMAWILEKFHGWSDCAKDGVSHPENIFSRDHLLDNVMLYWLNNAAASSARLYWHSFRTFASGDISIPTGCSLFPQELMRLSRRWAETRYKQIVYWNEVSRGGHFAAMEQPSLFVQELRACFGGMTL, encoded by the coding sequence ATGACAGGAACGCCCCGCCCTTTCACAATCGACATCCCGCAAGCCCAGCTTGATGATTTGCAGGCCCGTCTGGCCCTTACCCGCTATCCCGAGAAGGAGACTGTGGAGGATTGGGATCAGGGCATTCCCCTGGCCTATGTTCAGGAGGTCGCAGCCTATTGGGCGAAGGACTATGATTGGCGGCGCTGCGAGGCGACCCTCAACGCGCTCCCCAATTTCCTGATCGAGATTGACGGGCTCGATATCCATTTCATCCATGTCCGCTCGGCAAACCCCAACGCGCGACCATTGATCATGACGCATGGCTGGCCGGGATCGGTTCTGGAGTTCATCGACGTGATCGGGCCGCTCTCTGAAGACTTTCACCTCGTGATCCCGTCGCTGCCCGGCTATGCCTTTTCGGGCAAGCCGACCAAGCCCGGCTGGGATGTGGACAAGATCGGACAGGCCTGGAACTCGCTGATGCTCGCGCTTGGCTATGAGCGCTACTTCGCCCAGGGCGGAGATTGGGGATCGGCCGTCACCTGCGCGATCGGCGCCCAGAATCTGGGTGCCTGCGCGGGCATTCATATCAATATGGTGGTGGGCCGCCCTCCCGCCGAAATGATGACCGACCTGACCGAATTCGAAAAGGCGGCCCTTGCCCGCTTCCAATGGTATCAGGAGAAAGACACGGGCTACTCCATCGAGCAGTCAACACGGCCGCAGACGGTCGGCTATGGTCTGGCGGATTCACCCGTGGGGCAGATGGCGTGGATTCTCGAGAAATTCCACGGTTGGTCCGATTGCGCCAAAGACGGCGTGAGCCACCCGGAAAACATCTTCAGCCGCGATCACCTGCTCGACAATGTCATGCTGTACTGGCTGAACAATGCGGCGGCGTCATCGGCCAGACTCTACTGGCACAGCTTCAGGACCTTCGCCAGCGGCGACATCTCGATCCCCACAGGCTGCAGCCTGTTCCCGCAGGAGCTGATGCGGCTTTCCAGGCGGTGGGCGGAAACCCGGTACAAGCAGATCGTCTATTGGAACGAAGTGTCGAGAGGCGGTCATTTCGCGGCGATGGAACAGCCGTCCCTGTTTGTGCAGGAATTGCGCGCATGCTTTGGCGGCATGACCCTGTGA
- a CDS encoding 3-hydroxyacyl-CoA dehydrogenase NAD-binding domain-containing protein, translated as MKTIGVVGAGQMGAGIAQVSAQAGYRVLLSDVDLARASSGKDGIAKGLARLVEKEKIAAEARDAALTLIEPVAGSAAFADADLVIEAATEREDIKRAIFADVGKMLRGDAILASNTSSIPITRLAQASPDPARFMGVHFFNPVPVMGLIELIRGLATADATVSAVEAYGRSLGKEIVHANDAPGFIVNRVLLPMLNEACFALGEGVATIRDIDTACRLGLNHPMGPLTLADFIGLDTCLEICRVLHSGTGDPKFRPAPLLVKYVEAGWLGKKTGRGFYDWTGPEPVPTR; from the coding sequence ATGAAAACAATTGGCGTTGTTGGTGCGGGGCAGATGGGCGCCGGAATCGCGCAGGTTTCGGCTCAGGCCGGCTACCGCGTCCTGCTCTCGGACGTGGATCTCGCCCGCGCCTCATCGGGCAAGGACGGGATTGCCAAGGGCCTCGCGCGGCTCGTCGAAAAGGAGAAGATTGCGGCTGAAGCGCGCGATGCCGCGCTCACCCTGATCGAGCCTGTCGCAGGCAGTGCCGCGTTTGCAGATGCCGATCTGGTCATCGAAGCCGCAACCGAGCGCGAGGACATCAAGCGCGCGATCTTTGCGGATGTAGGCAAAATGCTCCGTGGTGATGCGATCCTCGCGTCGAACACCTCATCAATCCCGATTACCCGGCTGGCTCAGGCGTCTCCCGATCCGGCACGGTTCATGGGCGTACATTTCTTCAACCCCGTTCCGGTCATGGGCCTTATCGAGCTTATCCGCGGGCTGGCCACCGCAGATGCGACGGTCTCGGCCGTCGAGGCCTATGGGCGCAGTCTTGGCAAGGAAATCGTCCACGCCAACGACGCGCCAGGCTTCATCGTCAACCGCGTGCTGCTGCCGATGCTCAACGAGGCCTGCTTTGCGCTGGGCGAAGGCGTGGCAACGATCCGCGATATCGATACGGCCTGCCGCCTTGGCCTCAATCACCCGATGGGCCCGCTGACGCTTGCCGATTTCATCGGCCTCGACACATGTCTTGAGATCTGCCGTGTACTCCATAGCGGCACAGGCGACCCGAAATTCCGCCCGGCACCCCTGCTCGTCAAATATGTGGAGGCCGGGTGGCTCGGCAAAAAGACGGGCCGCGGCTTTTACGACTGGACCGGCCCCGAACCGGTACCGACACGGTGA
- a CDS encoding cob(I)yrinic acid a,c-diamide adenosyltransferase, translated as MVKLNKIYTRTGDDGTTGLVDGSRISKDAPRMAAIGDVDEVNCAIGAAALHARDEMLERIRTIQNDLFDLGADLATPGEDFTPGEMTLRIVAAQVARLETEIDAMNLGMTPLNSFILPGGSALGTTLHVARSVTRRAERTAISAAREVAINPLALAYLNRLSDWLFVASRFANDQGSNDILWVPGGSR; from the coding sequence TTGGTCAAGCTCAACAAGATCTACACCCGCACCGGAGACGATGGCACGACCGGCCTGGTCGACGGCAGCCGCATCTCGAAGGATGCGCCGCGCATGGCCGCGATCGGCGATGTCGATGAAGTGAACTGCGCCATCGGCGCGGCCGCACTCCACGCCCGCGATGAGATGCTGGAACGCATCCGCACCATCCAGAATGACCTGTTCGATCTCGGCGCCGATCTTGCGACCCCCGGCGAGGATTTTACCCCCGGGGAGATGACGCTTCGCATTGTTGCGGCGCAAGTCGCGAGGCTCGAAACCGAGATTGATGCAATGAACCTCGGCATGACCCCGCTCAACAGCTTTATCCTGCCGGGCGGGTCGGCGCTCGGCACAACGCTGCATGTCGCTCGCTCGGTCACCCGCAGAGCCGAACGCACCGCCATTTCGGCCGCGCGCGAAGTTGCGATCAATCCGCTGGCATTGGCCTACCTCAATCGCCTGTCGGACTGGCTGTTTGTCGCTTCGCGCTTCGCCAACGATCAGGGCAGCAACGACATTCTTTGGGTGCCCGGCGGCTCGCGCTAG
- a CDS encoding twin transmembrane helix small protein yields MPILSILLILAIIGAVVMLVRGIIAFLKTTEADLKSDGTGPSASGLKQNKMMQGRVAFQALAIVIVVLMLALSRSG; encoded by the coding sequence ATGCCCATTCTTTCCATCCTCCTGATCCTTGCCATCATTGGCGCTGTCGTCATGCTCGTGCGCGGGATCATTGCCTTTCTGAAGACGACCGAGGCGGACCTCAAGAGCGATGGAACGGGGCCCAGCGCGTCCGGCCTAAAGCAGAACAAGATGATGCAGGGCCGCGTTGCGTTTCAGGCACTGGCCATTGTCATCGTTGTCCTGATGCTTGCCCTGTCACGCAGCGGCTGA
- the gluQRS gene encoding tRNA glutamyl-Q(34) synthetase GluQRS: protein MHKDIVTRFAPSPTGRLHLGHAWSAMRAHDFARSHSGRFFLRIEDIDISRCHPEHVEAVFEDLRWLGLDWDGEVMVQSQRMSAYAAAIAALEAKGLLYRCICTRSDIAAAASAPQGPMGALYPGTCRRRAVDADTALPWSWRLDTAAALAMTGPLAWEDDAKGRIAADPALLGDAILARKDAGTSYHLSVVVDDAAQGVTDVVRGRDLFAATHLHRLLQALLGLPSPRYHHHRLVVGSDGERLAKRKSAPTLAALRSSGVDPAELVENMRRARFPVGFALEEE, encoded by the coding sequence ATGCACAAAGATATTGTAACCCGCTTTGCCCCCAGCCCGACGGGGCGCCTTCATCTCGGCCATGCCTGGTCAGCGATGCGCGCGCATGATTTCGCGCGGTCGCACTCAGGTCGCTTCTTCCTCAGGATCGAGGATATCGACATCAGCCGGTGCCACCCCGAACATGTCGAGGCAGTTTTCGAGGACCTTCGCTGGCTCGGCCTCGACTGGGACGGGGAGGTCATGGTCCAGTCCCAGCGGATGTCCGCCTATGCCGCGGCCATTGCAGCGCTTGAGGCCAAGGGCCTGCTTTACCGATGCATCTGCACACGATCAGACATTGCCGCTGCAGCGTCTGCACCTCAAGGGCCGATGGGCGCGCTCTATCCCGGAACCTGTCGCCGCCGTGCTGTCGATGCCGATACGGCGCTGCCCTGGAGCTGGCGGCTCGACACTGCAGCGGCGCTGGCCATGACCGGACCGCTCGCATGGGAGGACGACGCGAAGGGCCGGATCGCTGCCGATCCTGCACTCCTCGGCGATGCCATTCTTGCCCGCAAGGATGCCGGGACAAGCTATCATCTATCGGTTGTTGTTGACGATGCGGCGCAGGGCGTGACCGATGTGGTTCGCGGACGGGACCTGTTCGCCGCGACGCACCTCCACCGGCTGCTGCAGGCCTTGCTGGGTCTGCCGTCGCCGCGTTACCATCACCATCGCCTTGTGGTCGGCAGTGATGGCGAACGACTGGCCAAGCGCAAGTCGGCGCCGACGCTTGCTGCATTGCGCTCAAGCGGGGTCGATCCCGCCGAACTTGTCGAAAACATGCGGCGGGCACGGTTTCCGGTTGGATTCGCGCTTGAGGAGGAATAA
- a CDS encoding HNH endonuclease produces MYHPDLIRHPDGCPALVLNADYTPLSYYPLSLWPWQTAVKAVFLDRVDIVEEYQREVHSSTFAMKLPSVIALKQYVRPSQHPAFTRFNLFLRDRFQCQYCGSPKDLTFDHVIPRAQGGRTTWENVATACSPCNLKKGGRTPRQAHMVLHTQPIRPTSWQLQDQGRSFPPNYLHESWRDWLYWDIELEA; encoded by the coding sequence ATGTATCACCCGGATCTTATCCGCCATCCGGATGGCTGCCCTGCACTTGTGCTCAATGCGGATTACACGCCTCTCAGCTATTACCCCCTGTCGCTCTGGCCCTGGCAGACGGCCGTCAAGGCCGTGTTTCTTGACCGGGTGGATATCGTCGAGGAGTATCAACGCGAAGTGCACAGCAGCACTTTCGCGATGAAGCTGCCTTCGGTCATTGCCCTGAAGCAATATGTCCGGCCGTCGCAGCATCCTGCCTTCACCCGTTTCAACCTCTTCCTGCGCGACCGGTTCCAGTGCCAATATTGCGGCAGCCCGAAAGACCTGACGTTCGATCATGTGATTCCGCGGGCGCAGGGCGGCCGCACGACATGGGAAAATGTGGCCACGGCCTGCTCGCCCTGCAATCTCAAAAAGGGCGGGCGCACGCCAAGGCAGGCGCATATGGTGCTTCACACCCAGCCGATCCGCCCCACCAGCTGGCAGTTGCAGGATCAGGGCCGCAGCTTCCCGCCCAACTATCTCCACGAAAGCTGGCGGGACTGGCTTTATTGGGACATCGAACTCGAGGCTTGA
- the pgl gene encoding 6-phosphogluconolactonase yields MIEAEWWDYDDMDELAEAVAGDVAFIIESAIDARGSAVIALAGGKTPGPILEKLAQAKIDWKRVTIFPTDERIVPLDDPMCNVAGLARIFLPKGARVVPIISEKAADYKAAGGAASSRISDFHWPPDLVWLGVGEDGHTASIFNGPDLEDALHAPAERKAVGVMPDPLPPEAPVARVTLTRNAIQSAKSLVIVLTGNKKRKLLEQAIKDGDSSPLPVGRVLAGLETPVDIHWCEG; encoded by the coding sequence ATGATCGAAGCCGAATGGTGGGACTATGACGACATGGACGAGCTTGCCGAGGCCGTTGCAGGCGATGTCGCCTTCATCATCGAATCGGCGATTGATGCACGCGGTTCTGCGGTGATTGCGCTCGCTGGCGGAAAGACGCCCGGACCCATCCTTGAAAAGCTCGCGCAAGCGAAGATCGACTGGAAGCGCGTGACCATCTTCCCGACTGACGAGCGGATTGTCCCGCTGGACGATCCGATGTGTAATGTCGCCGGCCTCGCCCGCATCTTCCTGCCGAAGGGCGCGCGCGTCGTGCCGATCATTTCGGAGAAAGCCGCAGACTACAAGGCTGCGGGCGGAGCGGCATCGTCACGGATCAGCGATTTTCACTGGCCGCCGGATCTTGTCTGGTTGGGCGTGGGAGAAGACGGACATACCGCCTCGATCTTCAACGGGCCCGACCTGGAGGATGCCCTGCATGCCCCGGCAGAGCGCAAGGCCGTGGGCGTCATGCCCGATCCCTTGCCACCCGAAGCGCCTGTGGCCCGTGTGACCCTGACCCGTAATGCAATCCAGTCGGCCAAGTCCCTCGTCATCGTCCTCACCGGGAACAAAAAGCGCAAGCTGCTTGAGCAAGCCATCAAGGACGGGGATAGTTCGCCCCTGCCTGTCGGTCGTGTGCTCGCCGGTCTTGAGACACCGGTCGATATTCATTGGTGCGAAGGATAG
- a CDS encoding quinone oxidoreductase family protein: MARAARISEQGGPEVIRWIDQDLPPPPPGQVRMRNTAIGLNYIDTYHRDGTYPIPLPNGLGIEAAGVVEAVGDGVNDFVPGDRVCTFGPILGAYATARNLPAAALFPIPEDISDDVAAAGLLKGCTTEFLVERCARVQAQWPVLVHAAAGGVGLLLVQWLKHVGATVIGTVSTPDKAVLAKDAGADHVLFYKSEDVAARVRDITAGAGVRVSFDGIGMSTWETSLAATGRRGMIVSYGNAGGPVSGVNLGVLAQKGSLFVTRPTLFDYYADPAERQAGADYVFDMFRQGVISANIGQTYALEDVAQAHRDLEAGKTVGATILRP, translated from the coding sequence ATGGCACGTGCGGCACGGATCAGCGAACAGGGCGGGCCAGAAGTCATCCGGTGGATCGATCAGGACCTGCCCCCGCCCCCGCCCGGGCAGGTGCGGATGCGCAACACGGCCATCGGCCTCAACTATATCGACACCTATCATCGCGACGGCACCTATCCGATCCCCCTGCCAAATGGTCTCGGCATCGAAGCAGCGGGCGTGGTCGAAGCAGTGGGCGATGGCGTCAACGATTTCGTGCCAGGGGACAGGGTGTGTACCTTTGGCCCGATCCTGGGGGCCTATGCGACCGCGCGAAACCTTCCGGCTGCCGCTCTCTTTCCCATTCCGGAAGACATAAGCGACGACGTTGCTGCCGCTGGACTGCTGAAGGGTTGCACGACGGAATTTCTTGTCGAGCGGTGCGCCCGGGTGCAGGCGCAATGGCCGGTGCTGGTCCATGCAGCGGCCGGTGGCGTCGGCCTGTTGCTCGTCCAGTGGCTGAAACATGTCGGCGCGACTGTCATCGGCACCGTCAGCACGCCGGACAAGGCCGTACTCGCCAAGGACGCAGGCGCCGATCATGTGCTCTTCTACAAATCGGAAGACGTTGCTGCCCGTGTCCGCGACATCACCGCTGGGGCCGGTGTTCGGGTCTCGTTCGACGGCATTGGCATGAGCACATGGGAGACCTCGCTCGCTGCGACAGGCAGGCGGGGCATGATTGTCAGCTATGGCAACGCGGGCGGGCCGGTGTCCGGGGTCAATCTTGGCGTGCTCGCGCAAAAGGGGTCGCTGTTCGTCACCCGGCCGACTCTTTTCGACTATTACGCCGACCCAGCCGAACGCCAGGCCGGCGCAGACTATGTCTTCGACATGTTTCGGCAGGGCGTGATCAGCGCCAATATCGGCCAGACCTATGCGCTCGAAGACGTTGCTCAGGCACATCGGGATCTGGAAGCCGGGAAAACGGTTGGAGCGACGATCCTGCGGCCATGA
- the modA gene encoding molybdate ABC transporter substrate-binding protein, with amino-acid sequence MKHFALHHVALFLAAIFTLPAVPARAGETQVAVAANFTEPAKEIAAAFQRATGHKAVLSFGASGAFYTQISHGAPFEVFLSADAERPLKAEQDGLAVSRSRFTYAIGRIVLYSVTPGLVDAKGAVLRRGGFDKIAIADPATAPYGVAAVQTLQKLGVYPAVSPRIVKGSSIAQAYQFVATGAADMGFVALSQLVNVSGGSRWVVPKALHAPIEQQAILLKTGATNRAARAFLAFLKSRQAIAIIQRYGYETHR; translated from the coding sequence ATGAAGCACTTTGCCCTGCACCATGTCGCGCTGTTTCTGGCAGCGATCTTCACCCTTCCGGCGGTACCTGCCAGGGCTGGTGAAACACAAGTGGCCGTTGCCGCCAATTTCACTGAGCCCGCAAAGGAGATCGCGGCTGCATTCCAGCGGGCGACCGGCCACAAGGCCGTGTTGAGCTTCGGCGCTTCGGGTGCATTCTACACGCAGATTTCCCACGGCGCTCCGTTCGAAGTCTTCCTTTCAGCCGATGCAGAACGGCCACTGAAAGCCGAACAGGATGGCCTCGCAGTTTCAAGGTCACGCTTTACCTATGCCATTGGGCGGATCGTTCTCTATTCGGTCACACCGGGGCTGGTCGATGCCAAAGGCGCTGTGCTGAGACGTGGCGGGTTTGACAAGATCGCAATCGCTGATCCGGCGACGGCCCCCTACGGTGTGGCCGCTGTCCAGACGCTGCAGAAGCTTGGCGTCTATCCCGCCGTATCGCCAAGGATCGTGAAGGGCAGTTCGATTGCGCAGGCTTATCAGTTCGTTGCAACTGGCGCGGCGGACATGGGGTTTGTCGCGTTGAGCCAGCTGGTCAATGTGTCGGGCGGATCGCGCTGGGTCGTGCCCAAGGCGTTGCATGCGCCTATCGAGCAGCAGGCAATTCTCCTGAAGACAGGTGCAACGAATCGGGCTGCACGAGCGTTTCTGGCGTTCCTGAAATCGCGCCAGGCTATCGCGATAATCCAGCGATACGGGTATGAGACGCATCGATGA